Genomic window (Aethina tumida isolate Nest 87 chromosome 4, icAetTumi1.1, whole genome shotgun sequence):
AGCAATAATTCTCGACTTAACTACGGCCACCCTTCTTAAGGccttttttctgtttataccCGTTGAATGactatatttcttataaaaaatgtagtgCAATTACTAGTAGGATTAAGTTTCAAGTTTGttgtaaattgagaaaaatgggatcaaatgtaaaataaaaaaattaaaagataccACTGGAGATATAGAAGAAGAACCATCATATGATCGACGGCTCGACAGTTTCATGTAAGTATAagtatttcagaaaatataagattttataataaaaaaattgaccgTCTTTTTCAAACTGGTCGcatcaatattatcaaatcCTGTAATCAATCGATTGtcaacttttttgttttatttgtctttaCAATAGCTAATATTGAGCTTAGTTGGTTTGCTGCTTTCgtaaaaaaaagaacaaaaaagtgaaaaagaaaatttggtagttttattatcaaataaaaaaattgtctacaACGATAAGATAACCCGATCGATGAGACCTAGGACTATGAGTTATGAgtcttatttacttaattcccGAAAATCTGCCGTCACGGTGACTATCCCCCTTAttaaggaaattttaaattttttggaaaacaatCCATGTGTCACCGAGTAATTCAAGGAGAATTCATAAATACAGAACTCTATTACTCTAGATGGAATATCATCAATATCATGCCTCAATTagtttttgcattaaaaactTCTGTTTTGTCGGGTAAGATATACTGTATACTTTTGATAATTCATCTGTGAAGGATTTTACATCAATACAATTCACTTCATGtatgtttattacatttttcattaactttatatgaGCTtccacaaatttttattttaatattttttacatgctTTAAGTTTgattgacaaatttatttctttactatgCTGATCCTTTTGAATGTTGATAAGAGCTTtatcattcaatttaattatactgtaGTTTTCTCCTTCACCAGAATACCACAACAAGTTCATTCTACTATCTTtcttaataatcttaatattcGCTTTATAGGGaaactttcattaaatattaaaataggaaATATAATAGACAGTACTTTCATTAAAAAGaggtatgaaaatatttaaaaacttgtatcattttttttttcaaaaaagggATTCCTTATGCTTTATAGTCtgatactttaaattattagtcctttaataatgtttataaatatattgtctaTAGTATTAGTTATTAGTAACGAGATATTTATAATCAGAAAATTCACATATCTTACAAACAGAATTCTCTACagatttatattagtttttattacagGATACTACTGGAACTACATCCTCCCCCTCATTTTAACAGAAAGCATTTAAGgtcataattttgatatacatAATTGTCTATCTTGATTTTCTTTATGCAATGTCCCATTGTACCCTTACACATAAtggacaattattaaatattttctgtattatATCTACTTTTTCTCCAACTATTgcagattataaaaatatctatactTTGAGATTTTGGCCTTCTTGCAGATATCTCATGGTATTTAAACGagtgaaattaaaatcaaagaagtTTGATAACAAACTGgtagagaatctaaacaatataAGCCAATAAACCAAATGTGATCACATTATCAGCAAGAGTGTGTGACATTGACATAGTGGAGCTGGTCTAGACCGCTCCAATTTGGAGTCCcaaaattttgtgaattaacttttattaaaaaccattGAAACTTGTGTTCaaacatataaatacataaaaagactaaaaaggatttaataaaacacattttacataaaaagcttaaatttaatataaatgttaaaggaaatttaaaattaaattaaataattaatattgtgaaaCTTATCTGGAAAAAGCTGTTTCCATTGGTCCCCccattttttgttgaattattttgcCATAACCACCTCTTCCACCATCATAATCAGTTCTATATTCATCTCTGACCTaagaaaacaatatatatacataattaattatttataaatataaattatgtgaatTTTGGTATTTCTCCACTTTCTAATTGAGATACATATGTGAAAAATGTACTTAAACatgtacattaaaataaagtgatcAAAGGGAgacagttaataatttaatgaacctAGATTCAAATATTGAATTCATATAATGTATGcaagaaaaatgtaatttagtgTGGTGATtgatttgtgttttaatttttattgtgtataatttaattttatatatttatttttagtatataaaacatGTGAAAGTTAATTTGACACTTTCATTGACACTGTAATTAGTTTCATACCTTTTcttagtaatataatttttctgttaacaagaaaaatttcaaaacaagttttatttacCTGTCCTCCTGTTTTGCCCCGACCATATTGTCTTCCCTCAATGAAACCTGCATCCCAATCTGTTCTTACAATTCTGTCATCCAATCTGGTCCCATTTATATATCTTAGACAATTTTCTGCATCAGCTCTTGTATAGTATTCTACAAAACAAAAGCCACAAGGAGTTTTCTTGTACTTATCAAGGCCCATTATCACTCTCCGAATGTCGCCACATTTTGAAAAGAGTTCATAAATCTGTTCTTCAGtagtaaaaaatgataaattacccacatATAAGGTTGTGGATTGTCTTAATAATTTGTCCTGTTCAGCCCTAGTGCCCTAAGAACACACAATTCAGTTAATACATTCTCATTTTTCAAAACCATTAACTAACCTTAAAGTGCTGATCTCTATAAG
Coding sequences:
- the LOC109596505 gene encoding nuclear cap-binding protein subunit 2 yields the protein MSTVTSPSVELSSYRDQHFKGTRAEQDKLLRQSTTLYVGNLSFFTTEEQIYELFSKCGDIRRVIMGLDKYKKTPCGFCFVEYYTRADAENCLRYINGTRLDDRIVRTDWDAGFIEGRQYGRGKTGGQVRDEYRTDYDGGRGGYGKIIQQKMGGPMETAFSR